A genomic window from Silene latifolia isolate original U9 population chromosome 11, ASM4854445v1, whole genome shotgun sequence includes:
- the LOC141614794 gene encoding uncharacterized protein LOC141614794, translating to MHRHAFCVYLPSFTLSQHIIIILNNQKLGRKKMAGNLRDEHGNPIELTDEQGHPVKLTDEHGNPIRLSGVAYSSSEQGSYVSHTDPSYVSGGGGGVGAGGKYRGVSEGPYSAAVGGMGGTHVGTTIGDVLHGGGEEAGFGEGGQYQPRRTDQTEGLVTGVGGEIHAGGSSPSSSSSEGEMQEGEGGVEGGRRRKKKGFTEKIKEKLTGGKQKDKDKEERHVMTTTVTSTTTTAVEHHEDHGKKGMLEKIKEKLPGSGHTSTNL from the exons ATGCACCGCCATGCATTTTGTGTATATCTCCCTTCTTTCACTCTCTCACAACACATCATCATAATCCTAAACAATCAAAAACTTGGAAGGAAAAAAATGGCAGGAAACTTGAGAGATGAGCATGGGAACCCAATAGAGCTGACAGATGAGCAGGGTCACCCAGTTAAGCTAACTGATGAGCATGGCAATCCTATTCGACTTTCCGGGGTTGCGTATTCGTCATCCGAACAAGGCAGTTATGTTAGTCATACTGATCCGTCTTATGTAAGTGGCGGTGGCGGTGGTGTTGGTGCCGGAGGGAAATATAGAGGTGTGTCTGAAGGTCCGTATAGTGCAGCGGTTGGAGGTATGGGAGGGACTCATGTTGGGACGACTATAGGAGATGTGTTGCATGGTGGTGGGGAGGAAGCTGGGTTTGGTGAAGGTGGTCAGTATCAACCGCGAAGGACGGATCAAACGGAGGGGTTGGTTACTGGTGTTGGTGGGGAGATCCATGCAGGTGGCTCAAGCCCCAGCTCTAGCTCG TCGGAGGGTGAAATGCAAGAAGGTGAAGGAGGCGTAGAGGGCGGACgaaggaggaagaagaaaggattCACAGAGAAGATAAAGGAGAAGTTAACCGGTGGGAAACAGAAAGACAAAGACAAAGAAGAACGCCACGTAATGACGACCACAGTGACAAGCACCACTACCACTGCGGTAGAGCACCACGAGGACCATGGCAAGAAAGGAATGCTTGAAAAAATCAAGGAAAAGTTGCCTGGCAGCGGCCACACTAGTACTAACTTGTAA
- the LOC141611533 gene encoding putative receptor-like protein kinase At4g39110 — MMMDKKNKENLFLHSSSRLFSSSSMPLPFPFIIAFLFTLSASVLAQAQPSPVTPFSPKDGFYIACGSNEKVTTPDGKSFVADKEAHGLLAAEDSYLVSDSNANVSSKIYSSARVFKKDATYTFHLQDSGWHWVRLYFFPLATDVFKLDTATFNVFTDEVTLLHGFSTSNLTKKEYLIHVKSQRFSIRFSPQKNSAAFINAIEVSTAPDKLIADSGQSLSPVAPFDGLTYSSLETVFRVNVGGSLITPENDTLGRTWEKDDEFLKTKPMAKTVTVQTSIIKYPQDVTPYIAPQTVYASAVEMGEANTLVPNFNVSWEFNVEMGYSHLVRLHFCDIVSTALNELYFNVYINQKTAISGLDLSSLTNQLATPNYQDIVVDSSLIQDKLSIQIGPANIPSGPKNAILNGVEVFKMNNTARSLDGEFGPDGKASAGTGKHAVAAVGFAMMFGAAVGLGAMVVKWHKRPQDWQRRNSFSSWLLPLHAGDSTILGKSNYGSNRSSIFSTGGLGRRFTFEEIKEATKNFEASGIIGVGGFGNVYIGVLDGTQVAVKRGNPQSEQGINEFMTEIQMLSKLRHKHLVSLIGYCDENSEMILVYEFMSNGPLRDHLYGKNLPPLSWKQRLEICIGSARGLHYLHTGSAQGIIHRDVKTTNILLDETFVAKMADFGLSKDGPGQQADHVSTAVKGSFGYLDPEYFRKQQLTDKSDVYSFGVVLLEALCARPAINPALPREQVNLAEWAMSSKRKGNLEKIIDPILVGSVNPESMKKFAEAAEKCLAEYGCDRPTMGDVLWNLEYALQLQEASPEGKNEEGSVAPTSTQTPTPAQPVVVVDPTPAESHHGGAIIPENAQGVDEQSGTALLAQFSNLSGR; from the exons ATGATGATGGACAAGAAAAACAAGGAAAACCTTTTTCTTCATTCCTCCTCCCGGTTATTCTCATCGTCATCCATGCCTCTTCCTTTTCCTTTCATCATCGCGTTTCTCTTTACCCTTTCAGCCTCGGTTTTGGCTCAGGCTCAGCCCTCTCCGGTGACACCTTTTAGCCCCAAGGACGGCTTTTATATTGCCTGTGGAAGCAATGAGAAGGTGACAACTCCTGATGGAAAATCTTTTGTAGCTGACAAGGAAGCGCATGGCCTACTTGCGGCTGAGGATAGCTACCTTGTGTCTGACTCCAATGCCAATGTTTCTTCTAAGATATATTCCTCAGCTCGCGTGTTTAAGAAGGACGCGACTTACACTTTCCACTTGCAAGACTCGGGTTGGCATTGGGTGCGCCTTTACTTTTTTCCACTTGCAACCGATGTGTTCAAGCTTGATACAGCAACATTCAATGTTTTTACTGATGAAGTCACCCTCCTTCATGGATTTAGTACTAGTAATCTTACCAAAAAGGAATATTTAATTCATGTTAAGTCACAGAGATTCTCCATCAGGTTTTCGCCTCAGAAAAACTCGGCTGCATTCATCAATGCTATTGAAGTTTCGACTGCCCCTGATAAATTAATTGCTGATTCAGGACAATCTCTGTCTCCTGTTGCTCCCTTTGATGGTTTGACATATAGCTCTCTTGAAACAGTATTTCGAGTTAACGTAGGTGGGTCCCTTATCACGCCTGAGAACGACACCCTTGGTCGAACATGGGAAAAAGATGACGAGTTTCTTAAAACCAAGCCTATGGCAAAGACTGTCACTGTTCAAACATCTATTATCAAGTATCCACAAGATGTCACACCTTACATAGCACCACAAACTGTCTATGCAAGTGCGGTTGAAATGGGCGAAGCCAATACCTTAGTACCCAACTTTAATGTCTCCTGGGAATTCAACGTCGAGATGGGTTATTCTCACTTAGTTAGGCTTCATTTTTGTGACATTGTCAGTACTGCTCTTAATGAGCTTTATTTTAACGTATATATTAACCAAAAGACCGCGATTTCTGGATTGGATTTATCCTCATTGACTAATCAATTAGCAACCCCTAATTATCAAGACATTGTTGTCGATTCTTCTTTGATACAAGATAAACTCTCGATTCAAATTGGTCCCGCAAATATTCCATCCGGGCCTAAAAATGCTATTCTTAACGGAGTGGAAGTTTTCAAGATGAACAACACAGCTAGAAGCTTAGATGGGGAGTTTGGTCCTGATGGGAAGGCTAGTGCTGGGACTGGCAAACACGCAGTTGCAGCAGTTGGTTTCGCAATGATGTTTGGAGCTGCGGTTGGGTTAGGAGCCATGGTGGTGAAGTGGCACAAGAGGCCTCAAGATTGGCAAAGGAGAAATAGCTTCTCATCCTGGTTGCTTCCTCTTCATGCAGGGGATTCCACTATATTGGGTAAGAGCAACTATGGATCGAATAGAAGCAGCATTTTCTCGACAGGTGGACTTGGTCGTAGGTTCACTTTCGAAGAGATCAAGGAGGCTACCAAAAACTTTGAGGCTAGTGGTATCATTGGCGTTGGTGGGTTTGGTAATGTCTACATTGGCGTCTTGGATGGCACCCAG GTTGCAGTCAAGCGAGGCAACCCTCAGTCAGAGCAAGGTATCAATGAGTTCATGACTGAGATACAAATGCTGTCAAAACTTCGTCACAAGCATTTGGTTTCCCTAATTGGATACTGCGACGAGAACAGTGAGATGATCTTGGTGTACGAGTTCATGTCCAACGGACCTCTAAGAGACCACCTATACGGCAAGAACTTACCGCCATTGTCTTGGAAGCAAAGACTCGAAATCTGCATTGGATCGGCTCGTGGACTTCACTACCTCCACACGGGATCAGCCCAAGGGATCATTCACCGAGATGTCAAGACCACCAACATCCTCCTTGATGAGACCTTTGTAGCTAAAATGGCCGATTTTGGGCTTTCAAAAGATGGTCCAGGACAACAGGCCGACCATGTTAGTACAGCGGTGAAGGGTAGTTTCGGTTATCTTGATCCAGAGTACTTCCGGAAACAACAACTTACCGACAAGTCAGACGTGTACTCATTCGGTGTAGTCTTACTGGAGGCATTGTGTGCACGACCCGCCATCAACCCTGCCTTACCAAGAGAACAAGTGAACCTTGCTGAGTGGGCCATGTCGTCAAAGCGAAAGGGTAATTTGGAAAAGATAATCGACCCAATTCTAGTCGGGTCAGTTAACCCAGAGTCCATGAAGAAGTTTGCTGAGGCAGCAGAGAAATGTTTGGCTGAGTATGGATGTGACAGACCTACTATGGGTGATGTCTTATGGAACTTGGAATATGCTTTGCAATTACAAGAAGCCTCTCCTGAAGGAAAGAACGAAGAAGGCAGCGTGGCACCGACGTCAACACAAACACCCACACCGGCACAGCCCGTGGTGGTGGTGGACCCTACGCCAGCAGAAAGCCATCACGGTGGTGCCATCATTCCGGAAAATGCTCAAGGAGTCGATGAGCAATCTGGGACCGCTCTGCTTGCGCAATTTAGTAACCTCAGTGGGAGATAA